The Streptomyces aurantiacus genome includes a region encoding these proteins:
- a CDS encoding copper resistance CopC/CopD family protein, giving the protein MALVTLLGTLFLLGGAATVSAHSAVRDTDPREGSVLKSAPREVTMTFTESVGITDDSLRVLSPENRRVNAGDTQHVPGRSDTVRVRLNDGLPDGTFTVAWRVVSADSHPISGAFTFSIGKPSETTVPVAVEPAVNPASGALYDIARYAAYAAVSLLLGVAVFVLACSPSSAEPLRGLVRAGWWTLLATTVALVFLRGPYERGTGPSTVFDPALIENTLTSRPGWALLARLALLAAAAVFLVRTEAALRRSAEPKPAVLAAGGFLAVALAVTWAVAEHASAGIQVPAAMTSSVLHLLAMAVWLGGLGALLTVLHRSRTPLAATSVTRFSRIAFTSVTVLVLTGVYQSWRGLGSWDAVSGTSYGRILVVKVCAVVGLLAAAAFSRRWTARLSDDVEQPSQKPVPEPAPELEKVGAGGGAAAGNTVPAAAERGPASVSASAAGTTAETAAGTTAGSPSTPSEPAVSPSESASESASASASSSASGPEEAGVRHRSLRRSVLAEVVVGVAVLVITTVLTGTQPGRAELETAAAESTAAAADGPTASTTLIPFDVGTPGGHGKVQIVLEPGRVGENTVEAVIIGPDGGVATVPEIRLSFTLDSQKIGPIDAGLTNKGGYWGTESLNLPLAGTWTMKVTVRTTDIDQVSETRRVKIAR; this is encoded by the coding sequence GTGGCCCTCGTCACCCTGCTGGGCACGTTGTTCCTGCTGGGCGGGGCGGCGACCGTGTCCGCCCACTCGGCGGTCCGGGACACCGATCCCCGTGAGGGGTCCGTCCTCAAGTCGGCGCCCCGCGAGGTCACCATGACCTTCACCGAGTCGGTCGGCATCACGGACGACTCGCTGCGCGTCCTCAGCCCCGAGAACCGCCGGGTGAACGCGGGCGACACCCAGCACGTTCCCGGCCGCTCCGACACCGTCCGCGTACGCCTGAACGACGGTCTGCCCGACGGTACGTTCACGGTCGCCTGGCGTGTGGTCTCGGCGGACAGCCATCCCATCTCCGGTGCCTTCACCTTCTCCATCGGCAAGCCCTCCGAGACGACGGTCCCCGTCGCGGTCGAGCCGGCCGTGAACCCCGCCTCGGGCGCCCTCTACGACATCGCCCGCTACGCCGCGTACGCCGCCGTCTCCCTCCTCCTGGGTGTCGCCGTCTTCGTCCTCGCCTGCAGTCCGTCCAGCGCGGAGCCGTTGCGCGGGCTCGTACGCGCCGGCTGGTGGACCCTCCTCGCCACCACGGTCGCCCTCGTCTTCCTGCGCGGCCCGTACGAACGCGGTACCGGACCGTCGACCGTCTTCGACCCGGCCCTCATCGAGAACACGCTGACGAGCAGGCCGGGCTGGGCGCTGCTCGCCCGGCTGGCGCTGCTGGCGGCGGCGGCCGTCTTCCTCGTACGGACGGAGGCGGCACTGCGGCGGTCCGCGGAACCGAAGCCGGCCGTGCTCGCGGCCGGGGGTTTCCTGGCCGTCGCCCTGGCGGTCACCTGGGCCGTCGCCGAGCACGCGTCAGCGGGCATCCAGGTTCCCGCGGCGATGACCTCCTCCGTACTGCACCTGCTGGCGATGGCGGTCTGGCTGGGCGGGCTCGGAGCCCTGCTCACCGTGCTCCACCGGTCGCGCACCCCGCTCGCGGCCACGTCGGTGACCCGTTTCTCACGGATCGCGTTCACCTCGGTCACGGTCCTGGTGCTGACCGGGGTCTACCAGTCCTGGCGGGGACTCGGCTCGTGGGACGCGGTGTCCGGCACCTCGTACGGCCGGATCCTGGTCGTGAAGGTGTGCGCGGTGGTGGGGCTGCTGGCCGCGGCGGCCTTCTCCCGCCGCTGGACGGCCCGCCTGTCGGACGACGTGGAACAGCCGTCACAGAAGCCCGTACCGGAGCCCGCACCGGAGCTGGAGAAGGTCGGAGCGGGCGGGGGCGCGGCCGCCGGGAACACGGTTCCGGCCGCTGCTGAGCGCGGGCCCGCTTCCGTGTCCGCTTCGGCGGCGGGGACGACCGCGGAGACGGCCGCGGGGACGACCGCGGGATCCCCTTCGACTCCGTCCGAGCCTGCAGTCTCGCCTTCGGAATCGGCCTCGGAATCGGCCTCGGCTTCGGCGTCGTCCTCGGCATCGGGTCCCGAGGAGGCCGGTGTCCGGCACCGGTCCCTGCGCCGCTCGGTTCTCGCCGAAGTCGTCGTGGGCGTCGCGGTGCTGGTGATCACGACGGTACTGACCGGCACCCAGCCGGGCCGCGCCGAGCTGGAGACGGCGGCGGCCGAGTCCACCGCGGCCGCGGCCGACGGCCCCACCGCGTCCACGACCCTGATCCCCTTCGACGTCGGCACCCCCGGCGGCCACGGCAAGGTACAGATCGTCCTCGAACCGGGCCGCGTCGGCGAGAACACGGTCGAGGCGGTCATCATCGGCCCCGACGGAGGCGTCGCCACCGTCCCCGAGATCCGTCTCTCGTTCACGCTCGACTCCCAGAAGATCGGGCCCATCGACGCCGGCCTCACCAACAAGGGCGGCTACTGGGGGACCGAGTCCCTCAACCTGCCCCTCGCCGGCACCTGGACGATGAAGGTGACGGTCCGCACGACGGACATCGACCAGGTGTCGGAGACGCGTCGGGTGAAGATCGCCCGCTGA
- a CDS encoding SDR family NAD(P)-dependent oxidoreductase: protein MTAVSGRTAASAASGASGALGGLLDGQVALVTGAGGGIGRGIALRFAAAGAAVAVHFRTDAEAARDVVAHITDSGGRAVALRADLTVESECHRLVREAADWGGGLLTALVNNAGVQPVQELPGMTVGDWRAVVDANVSSVFACTQAAAELMRNGSESSEGREGREGRDEPGGRVRSITHIASIEATHPAPHHAHYSASKAAVVMHARSAALEYGPYGIRVNTVSPGLIDREGLAQAWPEGVRRWRQAVPTGRLGRPEDVGDACVFLASPMASWITGHDLVVDGGISARPTW from the coding sequence ATGACCGCCGTGTCCGGTAGGACTGCTGCTTCCGCTGCTTCTGGTGCTTCTGGTGCGCTCGGAGGGCTGCTCGACGGGCAGGTGGCACTCGTCACCGGGGCCGGGGGCGGCATCGGGCGCGGCATCGCGCTGCGGTTCGCGGCGGCGGGCGCGGCCGTGGCCGTCCACTTCCGCACCGACGCGGAGGCGGCCCGTGACGTCGTCGCCCACATCACGGACTCGGGCGGCCGCGCGGTGGCCCTGCGGGCCGACCTGACCGTGGAGTCCGAGTGCCACCGGCTGGTGCGCGAGGCCGCGGACTGGGGAGGCGGCCTGCTGACCGCACTGGTCAACAACGCGGGCGTACAACCGGTCCAGGAGCTGCCGGGCATGACGGTGGGGGACTGGCGGGCGGTGGTCGACGCCAACGTGTCGAGCGTGTTCGCGTGTACACAGGCCGCCGCCGAACTGATGCGGAACGGGAGCGAGAGCAGTGAAGGGAGGGAGGGGAGGGAGGGGAGGGACGAGCCCGGCGGACGTGTGCGCAGCATCACCCACATCGCGTCCATCGAGGCCACGCACCCCGCCCCGCACCACGCGCACTACTCCGCCTCGAAGGCGGCGGTCGTCATGCACGCGCGCTCGGCGGCCCTGGAGTACGGTCCCTACGGCATCCGCGTGAACACCGTCTCCCCGGGACTGATCGACCGCGAAGGCCTCGCGCAGGCGTGGCCGGAGGGCGTACGGCGCTGGCGACAGGCGGTTCCCACGGGGAGGCTGGGGCGCCCGGAGGACGTGGGTGACGCCTGCGTGTTCCTCGCCTCACCGATGGCCTCCTGGATCACCGGTCACGACCTGGTCGTGGACGGCGGGATCTCCGCACGGCCGACGTGGTGA
- a CDS encoding cupin domain-containing protein: MTPEALVAHYRLEPIPKEGGLFRRTWAGPERPDGRPEGSAIVVLLTSRPGDFSALHRLPADETWHFYLGDPLELLLLSPDGTSRTVLLGPDVLGGQHLQFTVPARTWMGARVVPDGAWSFFGCTMAPGFTYEGYEHGDAAALTARYLAEAERIAALSRP; this comes from the coding sequence ATCACTCCAGAAGCCCTGGTAGCTCACTACCGACTCGAACCCATCCCCAAGGAGGGCGGTCTCTTCCGCCGCACCTGGGCGGGCCCCGAACGGCCGGACGGCCGGCCCGAGGGGTCCGCGATAGTGGTCCTCCTGACCTCGCGGCCCGGCGACTTCTCCGCGCTGCACCGCCTCCCCGCCGACGAGACCTGGCACTTCTACCTGGGAGATCCGCTGGAGCTGCTGCTCCTCTCCCCCGACGGCACGTCCCGCACGGTCCTGCTCGGCCCGGACGTCCTGGGCGGCCAGCACCTCCAGTTCACGGTGCCCGCGCGCACCTGGATGGGCGCGCGGGTCGTCCCGGACGGAGCCTGGTCGTTCTTCGGGTGCACGATGGCGCCCGGCTTCACGTACGAGGGGTACGAGCACGGCGACGCGGCCGCGCTCACCGCCCGCTACCTGGCGGAGGCCGAGCGGATCGCCGCGCTGAGCCGGCCATGA
- a CDS encoding GNAT family N-acetyltransferase, giving the protein MSATEAATSATAPTKPATGAATTSYTVGRDRAAVHQETVDGLGTVRIVPVDPEADLDVLHHWVTAERARFWGMGGFTREQVLETYRYLGSLDTHHAYLAVLDGEPAALFQTYEPEADRVSECYEVEPGDIGVHLLIGPAGEGAARAGYSTALLTAFTTYVLHVLDRRRVVVEPDTRNEKAIARLLRQGFVLGPPIVLPEIDLPEVYLPQKKAQLAFLRRETVLPETVVP; this is encoded by the coding sequence ATGAGCGCAACGGAAGCAGCGACAAGCGCGACGGCACCGACGAAACCGGCGACGGGGGCAGCGACGACGTCGTACACGGTCGGCCGTGACCGCGCGGCGGTCCACCAGGAGACCGTCGACGGCCTCGGCACGGTCCGCATCGTGCCCGTGGACCCCGAGGCCGACCTGGACGTGCTCCACCACTGGGTGACGGCCGAGCGGGCCCGGTTCTGGGGCATGGGCGGCTTCACCAGGGAGCAGGTGCTGGAGACGTACCGGTATCTCGGCTCGCTCGACACGCACCACGCGTACCTCGCCGTCCTGGACGGCGAACCGGCCGCGCTCTTCCAGACGTACGAACCGGAGGCCGACCGGGTCAGCGAGTGCTACGAGGTGGAACCCGGCGACATCGGCGTCCACCTGCTGATCGGACCGGCAGGCGAAGGCGCCGCCCGGGCGGGCTACAGCACCGCTCTGCTGACCGCGTTCACCACGTACGTCCTGCACGTCCTCGACCGGCGGCGGGTGGTGGTCGAGCCCGACACCCGCAACGAGAAGGCCATCGCCCGCCTGCTCCGGCAGGGCTTCGTGCTCGGCCCGCCGATCGTGCTTCCGGAGATCGACCTCCCGGAGGTGTACCTGCCGCAGAAGAAGGCCCAACTGGCTTTCCTCAGGCGGGAGACGGTCCTCCCGGAGACCGTTGTCCCGTAG
- a CDS encoding penicillin acylase family protein, protein MTVEIYRDAWGVPHLRAGDAFELARAQGFVTAHDRAWQIEVERHRARGTSAAFLGADALSWDRFARQALLDDTARRCFTALERRDPETAAWVRAYVDGVNKGLPEGARRAPEFATVGLAPGRWKPWTPLGVWLATHILFAGFPAKLWREEVVRHLGPDAVGLFATDGPATSGSNGWLVSGERTATGLPVIAGDPHRFIEAPGVYQQIRLSCPEFDVVGLAVPGVPGIAHFGHTGTVAWAITNAMADYQDLYRERLRRSGEGEGQQVEALGPDGRWHAASRHVETVEVADGDPVEVEVIETDRGPVVISGDVVNAGVINGDVDSRDGCAGSDPGTEGSAGPISLRYPPRVSEDLGFGSLLPLLRARRVADVDRAFDVWAEPVNVVQAADTEGGLLHRVAGRVPLRDPENGVRIVAAWEPGHEWRGWYGPMPRGTVDDGIAVMANQRGPATPLGVEFAPPHRADRLRTLLDARTGWSAADMAALHMDTHLASAGPLLDHLAALDGLTPEAVVLRERLLVWDRHMDADSREAAVYAAIRSAVVRRIAAHPALAPLTGPPSCPEVLRPWLALVPRVAFALEGLLKAEDLYGIDRAEAVRAAVEEVAGDPPKGTWGDTHRLAPWRAVPDPASDDREPGLSGDHDCVLCTSAVPGLTDRAARGPAARYVWDVARREDSGWVVPFGASGVPGSPHHRDQLPLWLGGELAPVVTDWNRLTRNDEDNDVSDEDDEDRDENNGTDDERNGSSDKRDGTDETGDGGSDDVVHGRP, encoded by the coding sequence GTGACTGTCGAGATCTACCGTGACGCCTGGGGCGTACCGCACCTGCGTGCGGGCGACGCGTTCGAACTGGCGCGCGCCCAGGGCTTCGTCACGGCACACGACCGCGCCTGGCAGATCGAGGTCGAACGGCACCGGGCGCGCGGCACGTCGGCCGCGTTCCTCGGTGCCGACGCGCTCAGCTGGGACCGGTTCGCGAGACAGGCCCTGCTCGACGACACCGCGAGACGTTGTTTCACGGCCCTGGAGAGACGGGACCCCGAGACCGCCGCCTGGGTCCGGGCGTACGTCGACGGGGTCAACAAGGGCCTGCCCGAAGGGGCCCGCCGCGCACCGGAGTTCGCGACCGTCGGTCTCGCGCCGGGCCGCTGGAAGCCGTGGACGCCGCTGGGTGTCTGGCTCGCCACGCACATCCTCTTCGCCGGGTTCCCGGCCAAGCTCTGGCGCGAGGAGGTCGTACGCCACCTCGGTCCGGACGCCGTCGGCCTGTTCGCCACCGACGGGCCCGCCACCTCCGGCAGCAACGGCTGGCTCGTCTCGGGCGAGCGCACCGCCACCGGCCTGCCGGTCATCGCGGGCGACCCCCACCGCTTCATCGAGGCGCCGGGTGTGTACCAGCAAATCCGGCTCTCCTGCCCGGAGTTCGACGTCGTGGGGCTGGCCGTGCCGGGCGTCCCGGGGATCGCCCACTTCGGCCACACGGGCACGGTGGCCTGGGCGATCACCAACGCGATGGCCGACTACCAGGACCTGTACCGGGAACGGCTCCGGCGCTCCGGCGAAGGGGAGGGGCAGCAGGTCGAGGCCCTGGGCCCGGACGGGAGATGGCACGCCGCCTCCCGCCATGTCGAGACGGTCGAGGTGGCCGACGGCGACCCCGTCGAGGTCGAGGTCATCGAGACCGACCGCGGCCCGGTCGTGATCAGCGGTGACGTCGTCAACGCCGGCGTCATCAACGGTGACGTCGACAGTAGGGACGGCTGCGCAGGCAGCGACCCCGGCACCGAGGGCTCGGCCGGGCCCATCAGCCTCCGCTATCCGCCCCGGGTCTCCGAGGACCTGGGTTTCGGCTCGCTCCTCCCCCTCCTCCGCGCCCGCCGGGTCGCCGACGTGGACCGCGCCTTCGACGTCTGGGCCGAGCCCGTCAACGTCGTCCAGGCGGCCGACACCGAGGGCGGCCTGCTGCACCGCGTCGCGGGCCGCGTGCCGCTGCGGGACCCGGAGAACGGCGTACGGATCGTCGCGGCCTGGGAGCCCGGCCACGAGTGGCGCGGCTGGTACGGGCCCATGCCGCGCGGCACGGTCGACGACGGCATCGCGGTCATGGCCAACCAGCGCGGACCCGCCACCCCCCTCGGCGTCGAGTTCGCTCCGCCGCACCGGGCCGACCGCCTGCGCACGCTCCTCGACGCGAGGACCGGCTGGTCGGCCGCCGACATGGCCGCCCTCCACATGGACACCCATCTCGCCTCCGCGGGCCCGCTGCTGGACCACCTCGCCGCCCTCGACGGCCTCACCCCCGAAGCCGTCGTCCTGCGCGAGCGGCTCCTGGTCTGGGACCGCCACATGGACGCCGACAGCCGGGAGGCGGCTGTCTACGCGGCGATCCGCAGCGCGGTCGTACGCCGTATCGCGGCCCACCCCGCCCTGGCCCCGCTGACCGGACCCCCGTCCTGCCCCGAGGTGCTCCGGCCGTGGCTCGCGCTCGTCCCCCGCGTTGCCTTCGCCCTCGAAGGCCTCCTCAAAGCGGAGGACCTGTACGGGATCGACCGCGCCGAAGCCGTCAGGGCGGCCGTGGAGGAGGTGGCCGGGGACCCGCCGAAGGGCACCTGGGGCGACACCCACCGTCTCGCCCCCTGGCGGGCGGTGCCGGACCCCGCGTCCGACGACAGGGAGCCGGGGCTCTCCGGCGATCACGACTGTGTGCTGTGCACCTCGGCAGTGCCTGGCCTCACCGACCGGGCCGCGCGGGGCCCCGCCGCCCGCTACGTGTGGGACGTGGCGCGGCGTGAGGACAGCGGCTGGGTGGTGCCGTTCGGTGCCTCGGGCGTACCGGGCTCACCGCACCACCGCGACCAACTGCCTTTGTGGCTCGGGGGAGAGCTGGCCCCCGTGGTCACCGACTGGAACCGGCTCACCAGGAACGACGAGGACAACGACGTCAGTGACGAGGACGACGAAGACCGTGACGAGAACAACGGAACCGACGATGAGCGCAACGGAAGCAGCGACAAGCGCGACGGCACCGACGAAACCGGCGACGGGGGCAGCGACGACGTCGTACACGGTCGGCCGTGA
- a CDS encoding siderophore-interacting protein encodes MGQGHGWEGAVLKLFRGKDFAFTVTGAEDVTEHYRRVHLTDGGMLAATGVHPTMWVRLWFDHAGKPHQRAYTLVDPDPAAGTFSLEFALHEGCASDWARATKPGDTIEATVQGTGFTHPDPAPSHVLAIGDTASLPALNSLLDVVGPVPTTIWFESTEGLDGLPLRADSAHHDVRTVARLDEGAHLVAQVKAAAPDLLKGTPDPYVWIACDTATTRSLAAYFRKELALPKQRVNALGYWRAS; translated from the coding sequence ATGGGGCAGGGGCACGGCTGGGAGGGTGCGGTCCTCAAACTGTTCCGGGGCAAGGACTTCGCGTTCACGGTCACGGGCGCGGAGGACGTCACCGAGCACTACCGCCGGGTGCACCTCACCGACGGCGGCATGCTCGCGGCGACCGGGGTGCACCCGACGATGTGGGTGCGGCTGTGGTTCGACCACGCGGGCAAGCCGCACCAGCGGGCGTACACCCTGGTGGACCCCGATCCGGCCGCGGGGACCTTCAGCCTGGAGTTCGCGCTGCACGAGGGATGCGCGAGCGACTGGGCGCGGGCCACGAAGCCGGGGGACACGATCGAGGCGACGGTCCAGGGCACGGGCTTCACACATCCGGACCCGGCGCCTTCCCACGTGCTGGCGATCGGCGACACCGCCTCCCTCCCCGCCCTCAACTCCCTTCTGGATGTGGTGGGTCCGGTACCCACCACGATCTGGTTCGAGTCGACCGAGGGCCTGGACGGCCTGCCCCTCCGGGCCGACTCCGCCCACCACGACGTCCGTACGGTGGCCCGGCTCGACGAGGGCGCGCACCTGGTGGCCCAGGTGAAGGCGGCCGCACCGGACCTCCTGAAGGGCACCCCTGACCCGTACGTCTGGATCGCCTGCGACACGGCGACGACCCGGTCGCTGGCGGCGTACTTCCGCAAGGAGCTGGCGCTGCCGAAGCAGCGGGTGAACGCGCTGGGGTACTGGCGAGCGTCCTGA
- a CDS encoding HhH-GPD-type base excision DNA repair protein, which translates to MDVTLHLAQQPEADELLGRSPLAALVGMLLDQQIPMEWAFAGPYTIARRLGADDLDAHEIAAYDPEAFAALLSTKPAVHRYPGSMAKRVQQLCQYLVEHYDGDAAKVWEGAGTGAELLRRLKELPGFGTQKAQIFLALLGKQLGVDPKGWREAAGAYGEARSFRSVADITGPESLAKVRAHKQEMKAAAKAAKTSGG; encoded by the coding sequence ATGGACGTCACACTTCACCTCGCCCAGCAGCCCGAGGCCGACGAGCTCCTCGGGCGCAGCCCGCTCGCCGCGCTCGTCGGCATGCTGCTCGACCAGCAGATTCCGATGGAGTGGGCGTTCGCGGGCCCGTACACGATCGCGCGGCGGCTCGGCGCGGACGACCTCGACGCGCACGAGATCGCGGCGTACGACCCCGAGGCGTTCGCGGCCCTGCTGTCCACGAAACCGGCGGTGCACCGCTACCCGGGTTCGATGGCCAAGCGGGTCCAGCAGCTGTGCCAGTACCTCGTGGAGCACTACGACGGGGACGCGGCGAAGGTCTGGGAAGGCGCGGGGACGGGCGCCGAACTCCTGCGCCGCCTCAAGGAACTGCCCGGCTTCGGCACCCAGAAGGCCCAGATCTTCCTCGCCCTGCTGGGCAAGCAGCTCGGGGTGGACCCGAAGGGCTGGCGCGAGGCCGCGGGTGCGTACGGCGAGGCCAGGTCCTTCCGCTCGGTCGCGGACATCACGGGGCCGGAGTCGCTGGCGAAGGTGCGGGCACACAAGCAGGAGATGAAGGCGGCGGCCAAGGCGGCGAAGACCTCCGGCGGGTGA
- a CDS encoding helicase HerA-like domain-containing protein, whose product MTDSEAPPAKTPEAVSGAPALPQEALRIASGYAFTGPALDLGALLWDGRCLPDVQIRIPLPMLNRHGLVAGATGTGKTKTLQLVAEQLSAQGVPVFLADVKGDVSGISAPGQENDRVRARASEVRQEWTPAGLPCEFYALGGMGHGIPVRATVTSFGPVLLSKVLRLNPTQEQSLGLIFHYADQKGLELVDLKDLRAVVAFLTSDEGKSELKGIGGLSTATAGVILRSLTAFEAQGMSPFFGEPEFDTNELLKVAGDGRGTVSVLELPAVQDKPQLFSTFLMWLLADLFHDLPEVGDVDRPKLVFFFDEAHLLFNDASKAFLDSITQTVRLIRSKGVGVFFVTQTPKDVPGDVLAQLGNRVQHALRAFTPDDQKALKATVRTFPDSAYDLEEVLTALGTGEAVVTVLSEKGAPTPVAATRLRAPESLMGPVGPADLDEAVRKSPLHGRYAEAVDRVSAYERLTAAGEAGPGPDAGKGAGTEAGARARGESAAPSPGADGGRGRRRKAEEGDDSLVEQVVGSGVFKSLARSLGTQIGREITRSVFGTARRRR is encoded by the coding sequence ATGACTGACAGCGAAGCACCGCCGGCGAAGACACCCGAAGCCGTGAGCGGCGCTCCCGCCCTTCCCCAGGAGGCCCTGAGGATCGCCTCCGGGTACGCCTTCACGGGTCCCGCGCTCGATCTGGGCGCACTGCTGTGGGACGGGCGGTGCCTGCCGGACGTCCAGATCCGCATCCCGCTGCCGATGCTCAACCGGCACGGGCTGGTCGCCGGGGCCACCGGCACGGGCAAGACCAAGACGCTGCAGCTGGTCGCCGAACAGCTGTCGGCGCAGGGCGTGCCGGTGTTCCTCGCCGACGTCAAGGGAGACGTCTCCGGCATCTCGGCGCCGGGGCAGGAGAACGACCGGGTGCGGGCACGGGCCTCGGAGGTGCGGCAGGAGTGGACGCCGGCGGGTCTCCCGTGCGAGTTCTACGCCCTCGGAGGCATGGGCCACGGCATCCCCGTACGCGCGACCGTCACCAGTTTCGGGCCGGTCCTGCTGTCCAAGGTGCTCCGGCTCAACCCGACCCAGGAGCAGTCGCTCGGCCTGATCTTCCACTACGCCGACCAGAAGGGCCTGGAGCTGGTCGACCTGAAGGACCTGCGTGCGGTGGTGGCCTTTCTGACCTCCGACGAAGGGAAGTCCGAGCTCAAGGGCATCGGCGGTCTCTCCACCGCCACGGCCGGGGTGATCCTGCGCTCGCTGACGGCGTTCGAGGCGCAGGGGATGAGCCCGTTCTTCGGGGAGCCGGAGTTCGACACGAACGAACTGCTGAAGGTGGCCGGGGACGGCCGGGGCACGGTCTCCGTCCTGGAGCTGCCCGCGGTGCAGGACAAGCCGCAGCTCTTCTCCACGTTCCTGATGTGGCTGCTCGCCGACCTCTTCCACGACCTTCCGGAGGTCGGTGACGTCGACAGGCCGAAGCTCGTCTTCTTCTTCGACGAGGCGCATCTGCTCTTCAACGACGCGTCGAAGGCCTTCCTCGACTCCATCACGCAGACCGTCCGGCTGATTCGCTCGAAGGGTGTCGGCGTCTTCTTCGTCACGCAGACCCCGAAGGACGTGCCCGGGGACGTCCTCGCCCAGCTGGGCAACCGTGTGCAGCACGCGCTGCGCGCCTTCACCCCCGACGACCAGAAGGCGCTCAAGGCCACGGTGAGGACCTTCCCCGATTCCGCGTACGACCTGGAGGAGGTCCTCACCGCGCTCGGGACCGGCGAGGCCGTCGTCACCGTCCTCAGCGAGAAGGGCGCGCCGACACCGGTCGCGGCGACACGGCTGCGGGCGCCGGAGTCACTGATGGGACCGGTCGGCCCGGCGGACCTCGACGAGGCGGTCAGGAAGTCGCCCCTGCACGGCCGCTACGCCGAGGCGGTCGACCGCGTGTCGGCGTACGAGAGGCTGACGGCCGCCGGGGAGGCGGGCCCGGGCCCGGACGCGGGAAAGGGGGCGGGGACGGAAGCGGGCGCGAGGGCTCGTGGGGAGTCCGCGGCGCCCAGTCCCGGAGCGGACGGGGGCCGGGGGCGGAGGCGGAAGGCCGAGGAGGGCGACGACTCCCTCGTCGAGCAGGTCGTCGGCAGCGGTGTCTTCAAGTCGCTGGCCCGCAGTCTGGGCACGCAGATCGGGCGCGAGATCACCCGGTCGGTCTTCGGCACGGCCCGTCGCAGGCGGTAG
- a CDS encoding type II toxin-antitoxin system VapB family antitoxin, translated as MIFKRIGNGRPYPDHGRESTRQWADVAPRPVRLDQLVTTKGQLDLETLLAEDSTFYGDLFAHVVKWQGDLYLEDGLHRAVRAALQQRQVLHARVLELG; from the coding sequence GTGATCTTCAAGCGCATCGGAAACGGACGGCCGTACCCCGACCACGGCCGGGAAAGCACCCGGCAGTGGGCGGACGTCGCGCCGCGCCCGGTCCGCCTCGATCAGCTGGTGACGACCAAGGGCCAGCTCGATCTGGAAACACTGCTCGCCGAGGACTCCACGTTCTACGGCGACCTCTTCGCGCATGTCGTGAAGTGGCAGGGCGATCTGTACCTGGAGGACGGCCTGCACCGCGCGGTCCGCGCCGCACTCCAGCAGCGCCAGGTCCTCCACGCCCGCGTCCTCGAACTGGGCTGA
- a CDS encoding LytR C-terminal domain-containing protein, with amino-acid sequence MSMLTPPGMGRQYRITGDKYPRMRRNRGRRRIALAVVASVAALGLVGWGTLQLIDVFTGGSDEASAAGPAADCTASPSPSASPVKALPKPGQITVNVLNATPRSGLAKDTADALKKRGFKIGEVGNAPKAYDKKVPGPGMVLGAKAAADAALPVLATQLAGAETKTDTRAKPAEVDLVLGTAFKALTPQKDADKALTTLARPAPTPSATKKSC; translated from the coding sequence ATGAGCATGCTCACTCCCCCTGGCATGGGCCGCCAGTACCGGATCACGGGGGACAAGTACCCACGGATGCGCAGAAACCGGGGGCGCCGCAGGATCGCGCTCGCGGTCGTCGCCTCCGTCGCCGCGCTCGGACTGGTCGGCTGGGGAACGCTGCAGCTCATCGACGTCTTCACGGGCGGCAGTGACGAGGCGTCCGCGGCGGGCCCGGCAGCGGACTGCACGGCCTCCCCCTCGCCCTCCGCAAGCCCGGTCAAGGCCCTGCCGAAACCCGGCCAGATCACGGTGAACGTCCTCAACGCCACGCCCCGCTCCGGCCTCGCCAAGGACACCGCGGACGCGCTGAAGAAGCGCGGCTTCAAGATCGGCGAGGTGGGCAACGCGCCCAAGGCGTACGACAAGAAGGTCCCCGGGCCCGGCATGGTGCTCGGTGCGAAGGCGGCCGCCGACGCCGCCCTCCCCGTCCTCGCGACCCAGCTCGCCGGCGCCGAGACGAAGACCGACACCCGGGCGAAGCCCGCCGAGGTCGACCTCGTCCTCGGCACGGCCTTCAAGGCCCTGACACCGCAGAAGGACGCCGACAAGGCCCTGACCACCCTGGCCAGGCCCGCACCGACGCCCTCCGCGACGAAGAAGAGCTGCTAG